In a genomic window of Amycolatopsis japonica:
- a CDS encoding alpha/beta hydrolase translates to MSEADPAVRTWRARGQVKAVVLVLHGGAEHSHARVAPWRLAYQRMVPLAKDVHRAGRGHGVEVRLLRNRIYGWNDHGTDALADARWALARIRDDHPGVPVILVGHSMGGRVGLRVADDPAVIGVCALAPWTPPGEPIDAVGGRAVLIAHGTKDRMTDPVASHAFAERAEKVTSRSARFEIGGEGHAMLRRSRVWNRLVRAFALELIEAGGTDETLSGAWDRPSSERLRIPV, encoded by the coding sequence GTGAGCGAGGCTGATCCCGCGGTGCGGACTTGGCGAGCACGCGGCCAGGTGAAAGCCGTGGTGCTGGTACTGCACGGCGGCGCGGAGCACAGTCATGCCCGCGTGGCGCCGTGGCGGCTGGCGTACCAGCGGATGGTGCCGCTGGCGAAGGACGTGCACCGGGCGGGCCGGGGGCACGGGGTCGAGGTGCGGCTGCTGCGCAACCGGATCTACGGCTGGAACGACCACGGCACCGACGCGCTCGCCGACGCGCGCTGGGCCTTGGCGCGGATCCGCGACGATCACCCCGGCGTGCCGGTGATCCTCGTCGGCCACTCGATGGGGGGACGGGTCGGCCTGCGCGTGGCCGACGATCCGGCCGTCATCGGGGTCTGCGCGCTGGCACCGTGGACACCGCCGGGTGAACCCATCGACGCCGTCGGCGGCCGCGCGGTGCTGATCGCGCACGGGACCAAGGACCGGATGACGGATCCGGTGGCATCACACGCTTTCGCCGAACGCGCCGAAAAGGTGACATCGCGGTCGGCGCGGTTTGAAATCGGTGGCGAGGGGCACGCGATGCTGCGAAGGTCTCGGGTCTGGAACCGTCTGGTACGGGCATTCGCGCTCGAGCTGATCGAAGCCGGGGGCACTGACGAAACGCTGAGCGGAGCCTGGGATCGGCCGAGCTCGGAGCGGCTGCGGATCCCGGTCTAG
- a CDS encoding ABC-F family ATP-binding cassette domain-containing protein, with amino-acid sequence MITASGLQLRAGSRILLDDTNVRIQQGDRIGLVGRNGAGKTTSLKVLAGEGEPYAGEVRRSGELGYLPQDPREGDLSVTAKDRVLSARGLDSLLRNMEKAQNAMSELVDEKERDKAVNRYSRLEERFASLGGYAAESEAARICSNLGLADRVLAQTLQTLSGGQRRRVELARILFAAAEAGAGGKSETILLLDEPTNHLDADSINWLRGFLKQHDGGLVVISHDVELLADVVNKVWFLDATRGELDLYNMGWQRYLDARATDEKRRRRERANAEKKASALQQQAAKLGAKATKAVAAKNMARRAEQMLSALDETRQADKVARIKFPEPAPCGRTPLTAEGLSKSYGSLEIFTGVDLAIDRGSKVVVLGLNGAGKTTLLRLLGGMETPDTGETIPGHGLRLGYYAQEHETLDHDASVWENIRHLAPDTGAQELRNLLGSFLFTGEQLDQPAGTLSGGEKTRLALAGLVSSAANVLLLDEPTNNLDPASRAQVLDALRSFAGAVVLVTHDPGAVEALEPERVILLPDGTEDHWSADYLELVQLA; translated from the coding sequence GTGATCACGGCCTCTGGCCTGCAGCTGCGCGCTGGTTCGCGCATCCTGCTCGACGACACCAACGTCCGCATCCAGCAGGGCGACCGCATCGGCCTGGTCGGCCGCAACGGCGCCGGCAAGACCACCTCGCTCAAGGTGCTGGCGGGGGAGGGCGAGCCGTACGCGGGCGAGGTCCGCCGCAGCGGCGAGCTCGGCTACCTCCCGCAGGACCCGCGTGAGGGCGACCTGTCCGTCACCGCGAAGGACCGCGTGCTCTCCGCGCGCGGCCTCGACTCCTTGCTGCGCAACATGGAAAAAGCGCAGAACGCGATGTCGGAGCTGGTGGACGAGAAGGAACGCGACAAGGCGGTCAACCGTTACAGCCGTCTCGAAGAGCGCTTCGCCTCTCTCGGTGGGTACGCCGCCGAGAGTGAGGCCGCGCGGATCTGTTCCAACCTCGGCCTCGCCGACCGGGTGCTCGCGCAGACGCTGCAGACGCTCTCGGGTGGTCAGCGCCGCCGCGTGGAGCTGGCCCGGATCCTGTTCGCCGCCGCCGAAGCGGGCGCGGGCGGCAAATCCGAGACCATCCTGCTGCTCGACGAGCCCACCAACCACCTCGACGCCGACTCCATCAACTGGCTTCGCGGCTTCCTGAAGCAGCACGACGGCGGTCTCGTGGTCATCAGCCACGACGTCGAACTGCTCGCGGACGTGGTCAACAAGGTGTGGTTCCTCGACGCGACCCGCGGCGAGCTCGACCTCTACAACATGGGCTGGCAGCGCTATCTCGACGCGCGCGCCACCGACGAGAAGCGCCGCCGCCGCGAGCGCGCGAACGCCGAGAAGAAGGCGTCCGCGCTGCAGCAGCAGGCCGCCAAACTGGGTGCCAAGGCGACGAAGGCCGTGGCCGCCAAGAACATGGCCCGCCGCGCCGAGCAGATGCTGTCCGCGCTCGACGAGACCCGGCAGGCCGACAAGGTCGCCCGGATCAAGTTCCCCGAGCCCGCCCCGTGCGGCCGGACCCCGCTCACCGCGGAGGGGCTCTCGAAGTCCTACGGTTCGCTCGAGATCTTCACCGGGGTCGACCTCGCCATCGACCGTGGTTCGAAGGTCGTCGTGCTCGGATTGAACGGTGCCGGAAAGACGACTCTGCTCCGCCTGCTCGGCGGAATGGAAACTCCGGATACCGGCGAGACCATTCCAGGTCACGGATTGCGTTTGGGCTATTACGCACAGGAACACGAAACGCTCGACCACGATGCGTCCGTGTGGGAAAATATCCGTCACCTCGCGCCGGACACCGGCGCGCAGGAGTTGCGGAACCTTCTCGGCTCGTTCCTGTTCACCGGCGAGCAGCTCGATCAGCCCGCCGGCACGCTCTCCGGCGGTGAGAAGACGCGGCTCGCGCTCGCCGGTCTGGTGTCCAGCGCTGCCAACGTTTTGCTGCTCGACGAGCCGACGAACAACCTGGACCCGGCCAGCCGCGCCCAGGTCCTGGACGCTTTGCGCAGCTTCGCCGGAGCGGTCGTCCTGGTGACGCACGACCCGGGCGCGGTCGAGGCGCTGGAGCCGGAACGCGTGATCCTCCTGCCGGACGGAACCGAGGACCATTGGTCGGCGGATTATCTGGAACTTGTCCAGCTTGCGTGA
- a CDS encoding acVLRF1 family peptidyl-tRNA hydrolase, with protein sequence MARERQVAGGGRAVEVAPDRLEGWYARFAVRNEGVRSTELKPDTVTVVADNGVVAVATVPFGPLKAVGTVTGLAVGPLVEHALISRRIALLLVRRGGHSVGIARGGVVVQSRTDRHLVQGRSAAGGWSQQRFARRREGQVRTALRAAAEDAFEVLVPQLSEVDAVVLGGDRRALETLREDRRLAPLFERAEPRVLDIPEPRRTVLEDAAERAVAVEITLAGP encoded by the coding sequence ATGGCGAGGGAGCGGCAGGTGGCGGGCGGGGGCCGGGCGGTCGAGGTCGCCCCGGATCGGCTCGAAGGCTGGTACGCGCGCTTCGCCGTCCGCAACGAAGGCGTCCGTTCGACCGAACTGAAGCCGGATACCGTCACGGTCGTCGCGGACAACGGCGTCGTCGCCGTCGCGACCGTCCCTTTCGGACCGTTGAAGGCGGTAGGAACGGTGACGGGGCTGGCCGTCGGCCCGCTCGTCGAACACGCGCTGATCTCGCGGAGGATCGCGCTCTTGCTTGTCCGCCGCGGCGGGCACAGCGTCGGGATCGCGCGCGGGGGAGTGGTCGTCCAGTCCAGGACGGACCGGCATCTCGTCCAGGGCCGGTCCGCGGCGGGCGGGTGGTCGCAGCAGCGGTTCGCGCGGCGTCGGGAAGGGCAAGTCCGCACAGCGCTACGGGCCGCCGCGGAAGACGCCTTCGAAGTGCTCGTCCCTCAACTGTCCGAAGTGGACGCCGTCGTTCTCGGCGGTGACCGCCGCGCCTTGGAAACCCTGCGCGAGGACAGGCGGCTGGCGCCGTTGTTCGAGCGTGCCGAACCCCGAGTTCTCGACATCCCCGAACCGCGCCGCACGGTGCTCGAAGACGCGGCGGAGCGGGCCGTCGCGGTCGAAATCACCCTCGCCGGGCCGTGA
- a CDS encoding helix-turn-helix domain-containing protein → MADLKKGARITGNTRDKLAADLKKKYEKGSSIRALAESTGRSYGFVHRVLSESGVQLRGRGGATRVKKK, encoded by the coding sequence GTGGCTGATCTCAAGAAAGGCGCGCGGATCACCGGCAACACGCGTGACAAGCTGGCCGCTGACCTGAAGAAGAAATACGAGAAGGGCTCGAGCATCCGCGCTCTCGCGGAGTCCACGGGTCGCTCGTACGGGTTCGTGCACCGGGTCCTCTCGGAGTCCGGCGTCCAGCTGCGCGGCCGTGGCGGTGCCACCAGGGTCAAGAAGAAGTAG
- a CDS encoding SAM-dependent methyltransferase has translation MSTSSVDRTAGSAGLPGPDETRWPGLATPPHSPFRARIAEQLFRHAVRPLNVRVRMPDGSQLGAGGPDAPEMRLNRPAAFFHRLGVDAKIGFGEAYMVGDWTSDALAEVLTPFAERMATLIPPLLQRFRRFVDRGHPDGEENTVEGARANIHRHYDLSNDLFGAFLDPSMMYSSALFGPDDDLTAAQHRKIDSVLDYAGVREGSTVLEIGTGWGELSIRAAARGATVTSLTISEEQAKLATERIAAAGFADRVDVRLCDYRDSSGEYDAVVSVEMIEAVGEAYWPTFFETIGKRLKPGGRLGLQAITMDHERMLAAARSYTWVHKYIFPGGLIPSTTSVEQGLLEHARLRLEGVREFGHDYARTLRLWRERFTQRWDEITELGFDDVFKRMWEFYLAYSEAGFRSGYLKVHQFGFAETGR, from the coding sequence ATGTCCACGTCGAGCGTCGATCGGACGGCAGGTTCGGCCGGCCTTCCCGGTCCCGACGAAACCCGGTGGCCGGGATTGGCCACCCCACCGCATTCCCCGTTCCGGGCGCGGATCGCCGAACAGTTGTTCCGGCACGCGGTGCGCCCGCTGAACGTCCGCGTGCGCATGCCCGACGGCTCGCAGCTGGGCGCGGGCGGCCCGGACGCGCCCGAGATGCGGCTCAACCGCCCCGCCGCCTTCTTCCACCGCCTCGGTGTGGACGCGAAGATCGGCTTCGGCGAGGCGTACATGGTCGGTGACTGGACGAGCGACGCGCTCGCCGAGGTGCTGACCCCGTTCGCGGAGCGGATGGCGACGCTCATCCCGCCGTTGCTGCAGCGGTTCCGCCGGTTCGTCGACCGCGGTCACCCGGACGGCGAGGAGAACACCGTCGAGGGCGCGCGGGCGAACATCCATCGTCACTACGACCTGTCGAACGATCTGTTCGGCGCGTTCCTGGACCCGTCGATGATGTACTCGTCGGCGTTGTTCGGCCCGGACGACGACCTCACCGCCGCCCAGCACCGCAAGATCGACAGCGTCCTCGACTACGCCGGCGTCCGCGAAGGCAGCACGGTGCTCGAAATCGGCACCGGCTGGGGCGAACTCTCGATCCGGGCCGCCGCGCGCGGTGCCACGGTCACGTCGCTGACCATCTCCGAGGAGCAGGCGAAGCTGGCGACCGAACGCATCGCGGCGGCGGGGTTCGCCGACCGCGTCGACGTCCGGCTGTGCGACTACCGCGACTCCTCCGGTGAGTACGACGCGGTGGTGAGTGTCGAGATGATCGAAGCGGTCGGGGAGGCGTACTGGCCGACGTTCTTCGAGACCATCGGGAAGCGGCTGAAGCCGGGCGGCAGACTGGGGCTCCAGGCCATCACCATGGACCACGAGCGCATGCTCGCCGCGGCCCGTTCGTACACCTGGGTGCACAAGTACATCTTCCCCGGCGGGCTCATCCCGTCGACCACCTCCGTCGAACAGGGCCTGCTGGAGCACGCGCGGTTGCGGCTGGAGGGGGTGCGCGAGTTCGGTCACGACTACGCCCGCACGTTGCGGCTGTGGCGGGAGAGGTTCACTCAGCGGTGGGACGAGATCACCGAACTGGGCTTCGACGACGTCTTCAAACGGATGTGGGAGTTCTATCTGGCGTACTCCGAAGCGGGGTTCCGGTCGGGGTATCTCAAGGTCCACCAGTTCGGATTCGCCGAAACCGGACGGTGA
- a CDS encoding glycosyltransferase family 87 protein: MTKDPDRRRLTIDLVFYTGCLIFAVANTAVAEFYGYRVWANFAVAGYGLAVVHTGWLTIAARRGKALPGALGSRWVGIGAIGLFAMILPLGMLVIRRLTGVDWLVTPNSWAAQPEVWVIERSAKLLLENGTPYVDVTALGRAVEVNDYTPYGPVMTVFGLPRALLGGGPVANALTDARWMFALAAVACVLLTLRLLKWPKIPVSAAQLALACPLTALTWAVAGPDLAIVGLLVLSFALASTGRAVLSGLVLALVVSAKLIVAPAIVVLGVLLITRRGPRALGGFAAALVVTTLVLHVPVYLVDPKAFVEHVFRFPMGIGVIKSPAASPLPGHLIASLGLVGTAVSFALLGIAAVAILVWLLRRPPATGSDALLRMAVGLVALIMLTPATRYGYLVYPLVLLGARLAFLAAETRETAVPGKGTAPPAQQSATSS, translated from the coding sequence GTGACCAAGGACCCAGACCGGCGACGACTGACCATCGACCTGGTCTTCTACACGGGCTGCCTGATCTTCGCCGTCGCGAACACGGCGGTCGCGGAATTCTACGGCTATCGCGTGTGGGCGAACTTCGCCGTCGCGGGTTACGGCCTCGCCGTGGTCCACACCGGCTGGCTGACGATCGCCGCGCGGCGCGGCAAGGCGCTGCCCGGCGCGCTCGGCTCGCGGTGGGTGGGTATCGGCGCCATCGGGTTGTTCGCCATGATCCTTCCGTTGGGAATGCTCGTCATTCGCCGTCTGACCGGAGTGGACTGGCTCGTCACGCCGAACTCGTGGGCCGCGCAGCCCGAGGTCTGGGTCATCGAACGCTCGGCGAAACTCCTTCTGGAGAACGGAACCCCGTACGTCGACGTCACCGCACTCGGTCGCGCGGTGGAAGTAAACGATTACACGCCATACGGTCCCGTGATGACCGTCTTCGGCCTGCCGCGCGCCTTGCTGGGCGGCGGACCGGTCGCGAACGCCCTCACCGACGCGCGCTGGATGTTCGCGCTGGCGGCCGTCGCATGTGTACTGCTGACGCTGCGGCTGCTGAAGTGGCCGAAAATCCCGGTCAGCGCGGCACAACTCGCCCTCGCCTGCCCGCTGACCGCGCTGACCTGGGCGGTCGCCGGCCCGGATCTGGCCATCGTCGGACTGCTGGTGTTGTCCTTCGCACTGGCCTCGACGGGCCGCGCGGTCCTGTCGGGTCTGGTGCTGGCACTGGTGGTCAGCGCGAAACTCATCGTCGCGCCGGCGATCGTGGTGCTGGGTGTCCTGTTGATCACGCGGCGTGGTCCTCGCGCACTGGGCGGATTCGCCGCGGCACTCGTGGTGACGACCCTCGTCCTGCACGTACCCGTCTATCTGGTGGACCCCAAGGCGTTCGTCGAGCACGTCTTCCGGTTCCCGATGGGAATCGGCGTGATCAAGTCACCGGCGGCGAGCCCGTTGCCCGGCCACCTCATCGCCTCGCTCGGCCTGGTGGGCACGGCGGTTTCCTTCGCCCTGCTCGGGATCGCGGCCGTCGCGATCCTGGTCTGGCTGCTGCGACGCCCGCCCGCGACCGGTTCGGACGCGTTGCTGCGCATGGCCGTCGGGCTGGTCGCGCTGATCATGCTCACTCCGGCGACACGGTACGGCTACCTGGTGTATCCGCTGGTCCTGCTCGGTGCCAGGCTGGCCTTCCTCGCCGCGGAAACCCGTGAAACAGCGGTCCCTGGAAAGGGAACTGCGCCCCCCGCGCAGCAGTCCGCTACTTCCTCGTGA
- a CDS encoding SIS domain-containing protein gives MVSTTERCADVAERLAEAERGNAEQIRKSAELILGVIRADALVFTAGAGHSLAAVAETFYRAGGLACVYPVYHPELLPLHGAQHSTKTERRSGLAEEVLAERAPGPDDLLVVFSTSGVNPYPVELAAGARKRGASVIAVSSAASVAAAPKRAATTLIEEANIVLDSHVRPGDSSYPPEAPRTAPLSTVINAFLWNLVLAEVVDLGAAQGVDIPLWRSSNVDGGDEANAALLAKYGARVPALR, from the coding sequence GTGGTGAGCACCACCGAACGTTGTGCAGACGTCGCCGAACGGCTCGCGGAGGCCGAACGGGGTAACGCGGAGCAGATCCGGAAGTCGGCCGAGCTGATCCTGGGGGTCATCCGGGCCGACGCCCTGGTGTTCACCGCCGGGGCCGGGCATTCGCTGGCCGCGGTCGCCGAGACCTTCTACCGGGCCGGCGGGCTCGCCTGCGTCTACCCGGTCTACCACCCCGAACTGCTGCCGCTGCACGGCGCGCAGCACAGCACCAAGACCGAGCGCCGCTCCGGGCTCGCCGAAGAGGTGCTCGCCGAGCGCGCCCCCGGTCCGGACGATCTGCTCGTGGTGTTCTCGACGTCGGGTGTCAACCCGTACCCGGTCGAACTGGCCGCCGGGGCGCGCAAGCGCGGGGCGTCGGTCATCGCGGTGAGTTCGGCCGCCTCCGTGGCCGCGGCGCCCAAGCGCGCGGCCACGACGCTGATCGAAGAGGCGAACATCGTGCTCGACTCGCACGTCCGTCCCGGCGACTCGAGCTACCCGCCGGAGGCGCCGCGGACCGCGCCACTGTCCACAGTGATCAACGCGTTCCTCTGGAACCTCGTACTCGCCGAGGTCGTGGACCTCGGTGCGGCGCAGGGCGTCGACATCCCGCTGTGGCGCAGCTCCAACGTGGACGGTGGCGACGAGGCCAACGCCGCGCTGCTGGCCAAGTACGGCGCGCGGGTCCCGGCCCTGCGGTAG
- a CDS encoding ABC transporter ATP-binding protein, producing MDNTWTLMNSAMKSADVPKGLHKGTLRRVARFARPHWRRLLIFLVLTVVSAVLAVSTPVLAGKVVDAIVGGHDVALVVWLAVVIAALALIDAGLGLAERAQSSRIGEGIILDLRLAVYRHVQRMPVAFFTRTRTGALVSRLNNDVIGAQRTFTATLSGLVTNVIQLALSLVVMVTLSWQVTLLALVLLPVFILPTRRLGRRMAALQREAGGLNASMTTQMTERFSAPGATLVKLFGDPEREAGEFGARAGRVRDIGVRTAMLTRWFLTSLTTVSALAQALVYGLGGYLALTGALAPGTVVALALLLTRLYSPLTALANVRVDVMTALVSFERVFEVLDLKPMIEEKPDARRVPEGPVSVEFSDVRFGYPAADRYSLASLEDVSTLDHRGGEEVLHGISFRAEPGQMVALVGSSGAGKSTIASLLPRLYDVDAGSVRLSDVDVRELSFASLRETVGVVTQDGHLFHDTIRANLEYARPGVTDDEIWSALEKARLAELIRELPDGLETVVGERGYRLSGGERQRLTIARLLLAQPKVVVLDEATAHLDSQSEAAVGEALTDALDGRTALVIAHRLSTVRAADQILVIEHGEIVERGTHEELLAREGRYASLYLTQFSEEPAAA from the coding sequence ATGGACAACACGTGGACGCTGATGAACTCGGCGATGAAGTCGGCCGACGTTCCGAAGGGGCTGCACAAGGGCACGCTCCGCCGCGTCGCACGGTTCGCCAGGCCGCACTGGCGGAGGTTGCTGATATTCCTGGTGCTCACCGTCGTCTCGGCGGTGCTGGCGGTGAGCACGCCGGTGCTGGCCGGGAAGGTGGTCGACGCGATCGTCGGCGGGCACGACGTCGCGCTGGTGGTGTGGCTGGCCGTGGTGATCGCGGCGCTGGCGCTGATCGACGCCGGGCTCGGCCTGGCCGAACGGGCGCAGTCGTCGAGGATCGGCGAGGGGATCATCCTCGACCTGCGGCTCGCGGTGTACCGCCACGTGCAGCGGATGCCGGTCGCGTTCTTCACGCGCACCCGCACCGGCGCGTTGGTGAGCAGGCTCAACAACGACGTCATCGGCGCGCAGCGCACGTTCACCGCCACGCTGTCGGGGCTCGTCACCAACGTGATCCAGCTGGCGCTGTCGCTGGTGGTCATGGTGACGCTGTCGTGGCAGGTCACCCTGCTGGCGCTGGTGCTGCTGCCGGTGTTCATCCTGCCGACGCGGCGGCTCGGGCGGCGGATGGCCGCGCTGCAGCGGGAGGCCGGCGGGCTCAACGCGTCGATGACCACGCAGATGACCGAACGGTTCTCCGCGCCGGGCGCGACGCTGGTGAAGCTGTTCGGAGACCCGGAGCGCGAGGCGGGCGAGTTCGGCGCGCGGGCGGGGCGGGTGCGCGACATCGGCGTCCGCACGGCGATGCTGACGCGCTGGTTCCTGACCAGCCTGACCACGGTCTCCGCGCTGGCACAGGCGCTGGTCTACGGGCTGGGCGGCTACCTGGCGCTGACCGGGGCGCTCGCGCCGGGCACCGTCGTGGCCTTGGCGTTGCTGCTGACCAGGCTGTACTCGCCGCTGACCGCGCTGGCGAACGTCCGGGTGGACGTGATGACCGCGCTGGTGTCGTTCGAGCGGGTCTTCGAGGTGCTCGACCTCAAGCCGATGATCGAGGAGAAGCCGGACGCGCGACGCGTTCCCGAAGGCCCGGTTTCGGTGGAGTTCTCCGATGTCCGGTTCGGCTACCCGGCGGCGGACCGGTACTCGCTGGCTTCGCTGGAGGACGTGTCCACTTTGGATCACCGGGGTGGTGAGGAGGTGTTGCACGGCATCAGCTTCCGCGCCGAACCCGGGCAGATGGTGGCACTGGTGGGATCGTCGGGCGCCGGCAAGTCGACGATCGCCTCACTGCTGCCGAGGCTGTACGACGTCGACGCCGGTTCGGTCCGTTTGTCCGATGTGGACGTTCGGGAGCTGAGTTTCGCCTCGCTGCGGGAAACCGTCGGCGTGGTGACCCAGGACGGGCACCTCTTCCACGACACCATCCGCGCGAACCTCGAGTACGCGCGACCCGGGGTCACCGACGACGAGATCTGGTCGGCGCTGGAGAAGGCGCGCCTTGCCGAGTTGATCCGCGAGCTGCCGGACGGGCTGGAGACCGTGGTGGGGGAGCGGGGGTACCGGCTTTCCGGTGGCGAACGGCAGCGGCTGACCATCGCCCGGCTCCTGCTGGCTCAGCCGAAGGTCGTCGTCCTCGACGAGGCGACCGCGCATCTGGACTCGCAGTCCGAAGCGGCCGTCGGCGAGGCGCTGACCGACGCGCTGGACGGGCGGACCGCGCTGGTCATCGCGCACCGGTTGTCGACGGTGCGGGCGGCGGACCAGATCCTGGTGATCGAGCACGGGGAGATCGTCGAGCGGGGGACGCACGAAGAGCTTCTCGCGCGCGAAGGTCGCTACGCGTCGCTGTACCTGACGCAGTTCTCGGAGGAGCCTGCGGCCGCGTGA
- a CDS encoding EstA family serine hydrolase — protein MTEIHGDCAAGFEPVRAAFEENFAGHGEIGAAFSVTRHGEAVVDLWAGWADPDRTTPWRADTLTNVWSTTKGMTALCAHHLADTGALDVDAPVAKYWPEFAAAGKQDIPVRWLLSHRSGVTGIGVERPVKVEELYDWDHITGLLAAQPPLFEPGTASGYHALSFGFLVGEVIRRVSGQDVRAYFAEHIAGPLDADFRIGLDSDDDLARCSTLVEPVLSDEMKTALTQAFANAGPVALAALANPRVQGRDANDPAWRRAILPALNGHGTARAIATVYGAVASGRLLSAEALATAREGQGREADVVGGLGNELALGFYLGSEERGFGPNPRAFGHDGLGGSSGGADPESGIAFGYTMNRMGPLMRDDPRKMALVNATFASPALA, from the coding sequence ATGACCGAGATCCACGGCGACTGCGCGGCGGGCTTCGAACCCGTCCGGGCCGCCTTCGAGGAGAACTTCGCCGGACACGGTGAGATCGGCGCCGCGTTCTCGGTGACCCGGCACGGCGAGGCCGTGGTCGATCTCTGGGCGGGTTGGGCCGATCCGGACCGGACGACGCCGTGGCGCGCGGACACGCTCACCAACGTCTGGTCGACCACCAAGGGCATGACCGCGCTCTGCGCGCACCACCTCGCCGACACCGGCGCGCTCGACGTCGACGCGCCCGTCGCGAAGTACTGGCCGGAGTTCGCGGCCGCGGGCAAGCAGGACATTCCCGTGCGATGGCTGCTCTCGCACCGCTCCGGGGTGACCGGGATCGGCGTCGAGCGGCCGGTCAAGGTCGAGGAACTCTACGACTGGGACCACATCACCGGACTGCTCGCCGCGCAGCCACCGCTCTTCGAACCGGGCACGGCCAGCGGCTACCACGCGTTGTCGTTCGGTTTCCTCGTCGGCGAGGTGATCCGCCGGGTGAGCGGACAGGACGTCCGCGCGTACTTCGCCGAGCACATCGCCGGTCCGCTGGACGCGGACTTCCGGATCGGCCTGGATTCCGACGACGATCTGGCACGCTGCTCCACCCTCGTCGAGCCCGTGCTGAGCGACGAGATGAAGACCGCGCTGACCCAGGCGTTCGCCAACGCCGGTCCGGTCGCCCTCGCGGCGCTGGCGAACCCGCGCGTCCAAGGCCGCGACGCCAACGATCCCGCCTGGCGGCGCGCGATCCTGCCCGCCTTGAACGGACACGGCACCGCCCGGGCCATCGCGACCGTCTACGGCGCGGTCGCCTCCGGGCGGCTGCTCTCGGCCGAGGCGCTCGCGACGGCCCGCGAAGGGCAGGGCCGGGAGGCCGACGTCGTCGGTGGGCTGGGCAACGAATTGGCGCTGGGGTTCTACCTCGGCAGCGAGGAACGCGGCTTCGGCCCGAACCCGCGCGCGTTCGGGCACGACGGGCTCGGCGGCTCGTCCGGCGGCGCCGACCCCGAGAGTGGGATCGCCTTCGGCTACACGATGAACCGGATGGGGCCGCTGATGCGGGACGATCCGCGGAAGATGGCGCTGGTGAACGCGACCTTCGCCTCCCCCGCCCTCGCGTGA